A region of the Candidatus Aegiribacteria sp. genome:
CCCGCTTTTGTACTTTCCGGAAAAACTGAAAAGCCCTCCATTACCCATGGTTCTGATTGAACCTGTCATAGCTTTGGCATCGCGATAGACAGACACAAGGGAAGAGAGATCAAATTCCGTTTCCCAGAGAAGCCTCCTTATTCCGAGAACATTGCCTTTGATCACATACCCTCTAACAGTGAAAAGCAGAGCGATGAAAAGTACGATAATCGGGATCACACAGTATAGAATCGCTTCTATTACTGCACCGCCTTTTGACAGAAGAAGCCATCCCGGTAAACCTATGATTATAACAATGCCAAGGAGACTGAGTACTTTAAGAAGTGAGCCCCAGGGAGCCTGAAAAGATCTGTCCGCATCCATCATAATCACTCCTTCAAAATGGTGAATTCATTAAATAATCTATGTGAGGTAGCCATCTAATGCAACTCAAATATTTGACTCTTTCCATTCACACAGATATTTAGTCCGCATATTTCACCAGGTTGCGTAACGAAACGGTGTAGAAGCGCTCGCAGACAAGGCAT
Encoded here:
- a CDS encoding PH domain-containing protein, whose product is MMDADRSFQAPWGSLLKVLSLLGIVIIIGLPGWLLLSKGGAVIEAILYCVIPIIVLFIALLFTVRGYVIKGNVLGIRRLLWETEFDLSSLVSVYRDAKAMTGSIRTMGNGGLFSFSGKYKSGKLGSFRAFVTDFRNCVVLTFDKQVIVVSPENPDMFVEILRNIQNASY